Proteins from one Ipomoea triloba cultivar NCNSP0323 chromosome 1, ASM357664v1 genomic window:
- the LOC116027479 gene encoding NAC domain-containing protein 83-like, with the protein MLCCLIDNLSLLLPGFRFHLTNEELVLHYISPKVLNFPLVAFVILEIDNICKYDPWDLPSTLYGERNFFNTREVKNDRGNRFSRAIGKDKKITISGVLQRLIGMKKTLVFYKGKPSNGSRTNWTMHKYCISVARQP; encoded by the exons ATGCTATGCTGCCTTATTGATAATCTGAGCTTGTTGCTACCCGGATTTCGCTTCCACCTCACTAATGAAGAGTTGGTTTTGCATTACATAAGCCCCAAAGTTCTCAACTTCCCTTTGGTAGctttcgtcatccttgagattGACAATATTTGCAAATATGATCCTTGGGATTTGCCAAGCACACTTT ATGGAGAGAGGAACTTCTTCAACACTAGAGAGGTGAAAAACGACCGTGGGAACCGGTTTAGCAGAGCCATTGGTAAAGACAAGAAAATTACCATTTCTGGTGTGCTGCAACGACTCATTGGAATGAAGAAAACTCTTGTGTTTTACAAAGGAAAGCCTTCAAATGGTTCTAGAACTAATTGGACCATGCACAAGTATTGCATCTCCGTTGCACGTCAGCCCTAG